GTCTCTGAGAGTGAGATGACGAAGTTCCAGTCATCGATCGATTTCTCGTCATGCCGGTTTCTATCACTATCTCGTGGGACTGGTGTTTGGTCTTCGAGTTCCCAGTGAACGGTAACTTCCGCCTTCGTACCAATTCTGGGTGGTTATCGAATATTATAGTATTCGACGATGAGGCACTTGGAATGTGCGAGCGCTGTCGACCCGATAGCGTGTGGAACTGTGCTTGTTTAAGCGGCCCTGGCGAGTATTCGCTTTCGGCCCTTCAAGGTCGGCTTCGCGCGGCAATCTTCCGCTTTCCGGCGCTACGTGTACGTCTGGGCATCGTCAACCGCGAGAAGGCCGACGAGGCGTTCGACCTCGCCGTGCCGGTGGATGATCGGCGGCGGCATGCGTACCGTTTTGCGCGCGAGCCATCAGCCTCGTTTCACGCTTCGTTGGAGTCGGCGAGATCGAGAGCGCGAATTCCTCCGCCAAGCAGCCACTCTGGATCGCACTCACGATTTCTGTGCCGCTCACGCTCGTCACGTGGGATTTCGCCGAAGGGATAGTTGGCCCGCTGGCCGACGATCCTGAACGATTCGGCCGGATGAGTATTGTGTATATTATGGTAATTTCGATCTCATTTCGCTTCTGGAGTATGATCGACACACGGGTACTACAGGGCGGGTGATACTCGAACACCGATCTATGTCCGGCGGGCACTATCCCGACCAACCTCGGGTTGAACGCCATGCTCGTTTTCGGATTCGGCCCGTCTCCACGCCTTGACGTTGCGGACGCGGCGTGGGGGACGACGATTGCGAACGTGCTCGCCGCGTACGCGTTCGCGGCCATCATGCTCTCGGGAGCGTATTCCGTGCGGTTTCCACTGGTCGGCCGTCAGTAGGATACCTTGATTTCGAAGACGCCACGATGACTATTCCCGGCACGATCGACCAAACCTGTGAGACCGTCGGCGATCAGTCGTCCGTTCCAAGTTTCGCCTTGGTGTAGGGCTTCAGTCCGCCTGCGTCGACCAACGACTGAAGGAATTCGGGCAGCGCCTCCGCGTCGTAGCGTTCGTCCGTCGTGTGGTTTCGGACGGAACCTTCGTCTAGGTCGACGCTGATCTCGTGGCCGTCATCGATGCGGTCGGCCGCCGGACAGATCACGACCGGGAGTCCGAGGTTGAGCGCGTTCCGGAAGAAGATGCGCGCGAACGACCGTGCGACGACCGCCTCGACGCCCGCCCCGACGAGCGAGAGTGGTGCGTGTTCGCGCGACGATCCCGACCCGAAGTTGTGGCCCGCGACGACGTACTCGCCCGCCGAGACGTCCGCCGAGAACGCCGGGCGCAGGTCCTCGAAAGCGTGGGCAGCGAGTTCGTCGGGATCGCTCGAAACGATGAATCGTGACGGCGTGATCTGGTCTGTGTCGATGTCGTCGCCGAACGTCCACGCTCGTCCCGATCCGTGTGCGGCGGTCACGACGACACCCCCTCGGCGAGCGCGACGTCGTCGTAGCGTTCGAGTTCCGCCCGACGGGGATCGGTGATCTCGCCGTAGAGTGCTGAGACGCCGACCGTGGCCGGTGACGCGAGATAAACGTCGCTGTCCATCGACCCCTCCCGCCCGGGGAAGTTCCGGTTCGCGGTCGCGAGACAGACGTCGCCGTCGCCGAGAACGCCCTGATGGTAGCCCGCACACGGGCCACAGCCGGCGTTCTGCACGATCGCGCCGGCGTCGACGAGCGTCTCGAAGACCCCGGTCTCCAGCATCCGGCGATAGACCGAGCCGGAGGCGGGGACGACGACCATCCGCACGTTCGGCGCGAGCTCCTCGCCCGCCAGCACGTCCGCGACGAGTCTGATGTCCTCGTACCGACCGTTCGTACAGGTCCCGACGAACAGTTGGTCCACCGGCGTTCCCTCGACCGCGCCGACGTCGACCGCGTTCTCGGGGTTCGACGGCTTCGAGACCTGCGGTTCGAGATCGGTCGCCCGGTAGGTATGGACGTCCTCGTACACCGCACCGTCGTCCGGTGAGGTGGTTTCGTCGAGGTCGACCTGGGTTCCCGTCTGGTGTTCGATATACGAGACGGTCCGCTCGTTCGGTTCGACGAACCCCGCCTTGCCGCCCATCTCGATCGCCATGTTCGAGAGGACCAGCCGCTCGT
This portion of the Halococcus sediminicola genome encodes:
- a CDS encoding MATE family efflux transporter, which translates into the protein MSLVSRFVGVGEIESANSSAKQPLWIALTISVPLTLVTWDFAEGIVGPLADDPERFGRMSIVYIMVISISFRFWSMIDTRVLQGG
- a CDS encoding 3-isopropylmalate dehydratase small subunit, with product MTAAHGSGRAWTFGDDIDTDQITPSRFIVSSDPDELAAHAFEDLRPAFSADVSAGEYVVAGHNFGSGSSREHAPLSLVGAGVEAVVARSFARIFFRNALNLGLPVVICPAADRIDDGHEISVDLDEGSVRNHTTDERYDAEALPEFLQSLVDAGGLKPYTKAKLGTDD
- a CDS encoding 3-isopropylmalate dehydratase large subunit, encoding MTDKTIAEKILSQKADTDARAGDYVEAAIDVAMAHDITGPLAFETFDDVTGDDAELFAPDRTVFTIDHHAPADGVEAANNHNAVREFAAAHGAHQFDVGDGICHAVLVEEGFVRPGDLVIGADSHSTTYGGIGAFGTGVGSTDLGTALATGDLWFRVPRTQRFEVTGELPDGVYAKDLILKFIGDVGFDGCTYQAAEYGGSAVQSLPIHERLVLSNMAIEMGGKAGFVEPNERTVSYIEHQTGTQVDLDETTSPDDGAVYEDVHTYRATDLEPQVSKPSNPENAVDVGAVEGTPVDQLFVGTCTNGRYEDIRLVADVLAGEELAPNVRMVVVPASGSVYRRMLETGVFETLVDAGAIVQNAGCGPCAGYHQGVLGDGDVCLATANRNFPGREGSMDSDVYLASPATVGVSALYGEITDPRRAELERYDDVALAEGVSS